A genomic window from Deltaproteobacteria bacterium includes:
- a CDS encoding ABC transporter permease, whose translation MPNATPVSGNGTADPKGGHPLRNRRERLLARRSLQGRGWRASSRTCATDCPRCGKRPDSRSLPPWRSLCGRSESMLKDLFYALRALRRSPGFAVAAVLSLALGLGANTALFSAVDAVLLRPLPYRDPERLVMVWSVTSAYPQMNVALPDFQAYRDRTQSFATMAAYYSTRRNVGVAGGEPERVLMDRTTHELPSALGFQPRLGRFFTAEEEQWGRHQVLVLSHRFWMRHFAGDPGVLGKSVTLDGEPWTVIGVMPQGFTFDDPSIELWAPISFKPDSDMLTRGNHFTQVIARLKPSVSLESAQKDLTRVADALAREFANNVGQGAALQPLREAMSGAFRPALLLLLGAVAMVLLIACANLANLLLARGAARGREIAVRAALGATRTRLVRQLLTESVILALAGGALGCACAVWALSGISALGGDVLAQLPPLRLDLRVLAFAVALSLVTGVAFGLAPALLLSRHSLSEALKDGTATVSPRTGRLRSALVVAEVALSVVLLAGAGLLLRSLRALNHLDPGFRVEQVITANLQLPLRRYPDDAARLAFARKTIDAVTALPGVASVGVGSNVPMSNNSWGKWISAEGEPEPANLDAVANCLFQLVTGDYFRTLGMQLVRGRFPDDPKEPAIVLNETAARKLFGVKEAIGRRVWLGPPERFLPDQTRPFPRYTVVGLIRDVRSGGLARVPRAEAWLRQEQSDEGGNSLYVIARFGGASAPLIKALRDAIRAIDPEQAVADVKTMADRVGASVTQERFSAFLLALFASLALTLAVLGIYAVMAYTVAQRTREIGVRMALGAAGRDVLRLVFTRGFRLIGAGLVIGLVGSMIASRVLGALLFGVSATDPGTFAAVVAIQASVAAAALYLPARRASRLHPAVALRTE comes from the coding sequence ATGCCAAACGCAACTCCGGTGTCCGGAAACGGGACTGCCGATCCCAAGGGCGGTCATCCCCTCCGGAATCGCCGAGAGCGCCTATTGGCACGGCGTTCGCTGCAGGGCAGGGGATGGAGAGCTTCGTCCAGGACGTGCGCTACGGACTGCCCTCGCTGCGGAAAGCGCCCGGATTCACGGTCATTGCCGCCCTGGCGCTCGCTCTGCGGGCGGAGTGAATCGATGCTGAAGGATCTCTTCTACGCACTTCGCGCCCTCCGCCGCAGCCCCGGATTCGCCGTGGCGGCCGTGCTTTCGCTCGCGCTCGGGCTCGGCGCGAACACGGCGCTCTTCTCCGCCGTCGACGCGGTGCTGCTGCGTCCGCTGCCCTATCGCGATCCGGAGCGCCTGGTGATGGTCTGGTCGGTGACCTCCGCATATCCGCAGATGAACGTGGCGCTGCCCGATTTCCAGGCGTACCGGGATCGCACGCAGTCGTTCGCGACCATGGCGGCGTACTACTCGACCCGGCGCAACGTCGGGGTCGCCGGCGGCGAGCCCGAGCGGGTCCTGATGGACCGGACGACCCATGAGCTCCCTTCTGCGCTCGGCTTCCAGCCGCGGCTCGGCCGCTTCTTCACGGCCGAGGAGGAGCAATGGGGCCGGCATCAAGTGCTGGTGCTCTCGCACCGGTTCTGGATGCGGCACTTCGCCGGCGATCCCGGCGTGCTGGGAAAGTCGGTCACGCTCGACGGTGAACCCTGGACGGTGATCGGCGTGATGCCGCAGGGATTCACCTTCGACGATCCTTCCATCGAGCTGTGGGCGCCGATCTCGTTCAAGCCCGACAGCGACATGCTCACCCGCGGAAACCATTTTACGCAGGTGATCGCGCGGCTCAAGCCTTCTGTGAGTCTCGAAAGCGCGCAGAAGGACCTCACCCGCGTCGCCGATGCGCTCGCGCGCGAGTTCGCGAACAACGTGGGGCAGGGCGCCGCCCTGCAACCGCTCCGCGAAGCAATGTCCGGCGCCTTCCGTCCGGCGCTGCTGCTGCTGCTCGGAGCGGTGGCGATGGTGCTCCTGATCGCCTGCGCGAACCTGGCTAACCTCCTGCTTGCCCGGGGTGCTGCGCGGGGTCGCGAGATCGCCGTGCGCGCAGCCCTCGGCGCGACGCGCACCCGGCTGGTCCGGCAGCTCCTGACCGAAAGCGTGATTCTCGCGCTCGCCGGTGGAGCGCTGGGCTGCGCCTGCGCGGTCTGGGCGCTCAGCGGCATCTCCGCGCTCGGCGGCGACGTCCTCGCCCAGCTCCCGCCCTTGCGGCTAGACCTGCGCGTGCTCGCGTTCGCGGTCGCGCTCTCCCTCGTCACCGGCGTCGCGTTTGGCCTCGCTCCGGCCCTGCTCCTGTCGCGCCATTCCCTCTCCGAAGCGCTCAAGGACGGCACCGCCACCGTGTCACCACGGACGGGCCGGCTGCGCTCGGCGCTGGTCGTGGCGGAGGTCGCGCTCTCGGTGGTCCTCCTCGCCGGCGCCGGGCTCCTCCTGCGCAGCCTCCGTGCCCTGAACCACCTCGATCCGGGGTTCCGGGTGGAGCAGGTGATCACGGCCAACCTGCAGCTTCCGCTGCGCAGATATCCCGACGATGCTGCGCGGCTCGCTTTCGCGCGCAAGACGATCGACGCGGTGACCGCGTTGCCCGGGGTCGCATCGGTGGGCGTCGGCTCCAACGTGCCGATGTCGAACAACAGCTGGGGCAAATGGATCAGCGCCGAAGGCGAGCCGGAGCCCGCCAACCTGGACGCGGTGGCGAACTGCCTCTTCCAGCTCGTCACCGGGGACTACTTCCGGACTCTGGGAATGCAGCTCGTGCGCGGCCGCTTTCCCGACGATCCGAAGGAACCCGCCATCGTGCTCAACGAGACCGCCGCGCGGAAGCTCTTCGGCGTCAAGGAAGCCATCGGACGACGCGTCTGGCTGGGTCCGCCAGAGCGGTTCCTGCCCGATCAGACGCGGCCGTTTCCCAGGTACACGGTGGTCGGCCTCATCCGCGACGTCCGGTCGGGCGGTCTCGCCCGAGTCCCGCGCGCGGAAGCGTGGCTGCGGCAGGAGCAGAGCGACGAAGGCGGGAACAGCCTGTATGTGATCGCCCGTTTCGGCGGCGCATCTGCCCCGCTGATCAAGGCGCTGCGCGACGCGATCCGCGCGATCGATCCCGAGCAGGCCGTCGCGGACGTGAAGACGATGGCGGACCGCGTGGGAGCGTCGGTCACCCAGGAACGCTTCAGCGCTTTCCTGCTCGCGCTCTTCGCCTCGCTCGCCCTGACTCTCGCAGTCCTGGGTATCTACGCGGTGATGGCATACACGGTGGCGCAGCGGACGCGCGAGATTGGCGTGCGGATGGCGCTCGGTGCGGCCGGGCGCGACGTCCTGCGCCTGGTCTTCACGCGCGGGTTCCGGCTGATCGGCGCGGGGCTGGTCATCGGCCTCGTCGGCTCGATGATTGCGTCGCGCGTTCTCGGCGCGCTGCTCTTCGGTGTCTCGGCGACCGATCCGGGCACCTTTGCAGCCGTTGTCGCCATCCAGGCAAGCGTCGCTGCGGCTGCGCTCTACCTGCCCGCACGCCGGGCGTCACGGTTGCACCCCGCAGTGGCCTTGCGGACGGAGTAG
- a CDS encoding HlyD family efflux transporter periplasmic adaptor subunit — protein MDIPRKPRNTRKRNLIIGVSVAAALAAITFGLSRLRAAAPVVDRSGLWTDTVKRGPMLREVKGPGTLVPEQIRLITADTAGRVERIPLRPGAQVEPGTVLMELSNPDVMLQALDAERQLAQAQADLINLRATADGNTLITRSGLATLEAQAADAQRRAKADQKLAQDGVISEVEARQQMERAQELTSRLEIERKRLGVVAGSGKEQVAAQMAQIERLKAVVAFRRKQVDSMKVRSIDRGVLSELPLELGQWVTPGALLAKVVQPERLKAVLRIPETQARDLALHLSAVVDTRNGVVKGDVSRISPSANQGSVEVDVSLPAELPRGARPDLTVEGTIEIEKLQNVLFVGRPAGAQPGGQTELFRLIKGGDEAHRVKVRLGRSSVSTVEVIDGLAEGDAVILSDMSQWDSTDRVRLR, from the coding sequence GTGGACATTCCGCGCAAACCGCGGAACACGCGGAAGCGCAACCTGATCATTGGCGTCAGCGTCGCGGCGGCGCTGGCGGCGATCACGTTCGGCCTTTCCAGGCTGCGAGCGGCGGCGCCCGTCGTGGACCGCTCCGGCCTGTGGACGGACACGGTGAAGCGCGGCCCGATGCTGCGCGAGGTCAAAGGCCCGGGGACTCTGGTTCCCGAGCAGATCCGTCTGATCACCGCGGACACCGCGGGCCGCGTGGAGCGGATCCCTCTGCGGCCGGGCGCGCAGGTCGAGCCCGGAACGGTGTTGATGGAGCTGTCCAACCCGGACGTGATGCTGCAGGCGCTCGATGCCGAGCGCCAGCTCGCCCAGGCGCAGGCAGACCTGATCAACCTCCGCGCCACCGCCGACGGCAACACGCTCATCACGCGCTCCGGACTCGCCACGCTCGAGGCCCAGGCCGCCGATGCGCAGCGTCGCGCCAAGGCCGATCAGAAGCTGGCGCAGGACGGCGTGATCAGCGAAGTGGAGGCGCGGCAGCAGATGGAGCGCGCGCAAGAGCTGACGAGCCGTCTCGAGATCGAGCGCAAGCGACTTGGCGTCGTCGCGGGCAGCGGCAAGGAGCAGGTGGCCGCGCAGATGGCGCAGATCGAGCGGCTGAAGGCCGTGGTCGCCTTCCGGCGCAAGCAGGTCGATTCGATGAAGGTGCGCTCCATCGATCGCGGCGTCCTCTCCGAGCTGCCGCTGGAGCTGGGGCAGTGGGTGACGCCCGGCGCGCTCCTCGCCAAGGTGGTGCAGCCGGAACGGCTCAAGGCGGTGCTGCGCATCCCGGAGACGCAGGCGCGCGATCTCGCGCTCCATCTTTCCGCCGTCGTGGATACCCGAAACGGCGTGGTCAAAGGCGACGTCTCCCGGATCTCTCCTTCGGCGAACCAGGGGTCGGTCGAGGTGGACGTGTCCCTTCCCGCCGAGCTCCCTCGTGGCGCGCGGCCGGACCTGACCGTGGAAGGCACCATCGAGATCGAGAAGCTGCAGAACGTTCTCTTCGTCGGACGACCCGCGGGCGCGCAGCCCGGTGGCCAGACCGAGCTGTTCCGGCTGATCAAGGGAGGCGACGAGGCGCACCGGGTGAAGGTGCGGCTCGGCCGCAGCTCCGTCAGCACCGTGGAAGTGATCGACGGCCTCGCAGAGGGCGACGCCGTGATCCTCTCCGACATGTCCCAGTGGGACTCTACCGACCGTGTGAGGCTCCGGTGA
- a CDS encoding ABC transporter ATP-binding protein, with protein sequence MQDVEKVFLTDEVETHALSNIHLAVRKNEWLSIVGPSGSGKTTLLAILGLLDTATGGQYLLDAKPVQDLSPSDRAHVRNRHIGFIFQSFNLIGDLTVFENVELPLTYRGMAPADRKKRVEDALNRVGMSHRARHMPGQLSGGQQQRVAVARAVAGDPLILLADEPTGNLDSKNGQAVMKLLSELHQGGSTLIMVTHDPSYARLATRTVSLFDGRIVEETGSSAA encoded by the coding sequence ATGCAGGACGTCGAGAAGGTCTTCCTCACCGACGAGGTGGAGACGCACGCTCTCTCGAACATCCATCTTGCGGTGCGGAAGAACGAGTGGCTCTCGATCGTGGGTCCCTCCGGGTCGGGCAAGACCACGCTCCTGGCCATCCTCGGCCTGCTCGACACCGCCACAGGCGGTCAGTACCTGCTCGACGCCAAGCCGGTGCAGGACCTGTCGCCCTCCGATCGCGCCCACGTCCGCAACCGCCACATCGGGTTCATCTTCCAGAGCTTCAACCTGATCGGCGACCTGACCGTCTTCGAGAACGTCGAGCTGCCCCTGACCTACCGGGGAATGGCGCCGGCGGATCGCAAGAAGCGCGTAGAGGACGCTCTCAATCGCGTCGGCATGAGCCACCGGGCGCGCCACATGCCCGGGCAGCTCTCGGGCGGCCAGCAGCAGCGCGTGGCCGTCGCCCGCGCCGTCGCCGGCGATCCCCTCATCCTGCTCGCCGACGAGCCCACCGGAAACCTGGACTCGAAGAACGGACAGGCGGTGATGAAGCTGCTCTCCGAGCTGCACCAGGGCGGCTCGACGCTGATCATGGTGACGCACGATCCGTCGTATGCGCGGCTCGCCACGCGCACCGTCTCGCTCTTCGACGGCCGCATCGTCGAGGAAACGGGATCCTCCGCCGCCTGA
- a CDS encoding ABC transporter permease: MDQLLRDLRFALRALWRTKGFTAAAVIALALGIGATTAIFSVVNSVLLRSFGWGDESRLVSVYRTYVGIGSGKGGLSVPELYDLPQAQSLESVGSFNAGSAALQGTDRAERVPVARVTSGFFSALGVRPQLGRAFGPDEDLQGNDAVALLSATAFRRRFGGDPGTVGRSVTLDGRSRRIIGILPDGFAFNGAHEFFIPYGFTQNDRLVDRGAHYLLTVAKLRAGVRRDAANKEIEQLSIRIAKEHPNNYPPEFQSMLHVEPLRDRFVASSREPILVLFGAVLLVLLIACGNVANLLLARSAGREREFALRAALGAERSRIVRQLLTEGLLLAAAGAVLGVLLAAWGLDVLLAVAPRQIRQLGDVRVDGSVLAFSAGLTVATTLVFALVPALRASRVDLAASLKEGGRGTGGVPAARLRTALVIAQVAICLFLLVGAGLLLRSFARILHVSPGFDVEGAIAADLAPAGPAYADADVRERYFEQGLRAAAALPGVTAVGANLILPTRGRFGQTIEIEGYERASGEPWPTDEFRAVLPGYFVAMRQRILAGRDFSAADDAKAPLVVLVNDAWARRYFPGKEVVGRRIKIDTERHRDAWWTIVGVVSDAREYGLDEAVPPVFYYSAPQEPPDQMTLVVRGRITPAAVRQALSRVDPAQPVDRVLPLEDVLASSLAVRRFPLQLLAAFAALALLLSAVGIYGVTSYAVAQRTREIGVRMAVGASAASVMRMVLSGALRTVVAGICVGAVAALAGSKLIASQLYGISARDPLTYAVIAALLGLVAVAASGVPALRATRIDPMAALRAE, translated from the coding sequence ATGGATCAACTGCTTCGCGATCTCCGCTTTGCGCTGCGCGCCCTCTGGCGAACCAAGGGCTTCACCGCCGCCGCGGTGATCGCCCTGGCTTTGGGCATCGGCGCCACGACTGCCATCTTCAGCGTGGTGAATTCCGTGCTGTTGCGTTCTTTCGGCTGGGGCGACGAGAGCCGGCTCGTCTCGGTCTACCGCACTTACGTGGGTATCGGGAGCGGCAAGGGAGGGCTTTCCGTCCCCGAGCTCTATGATCTGCCGCAGGCGCAGTCGCTGGAAAGTGTCGGGTCGTTCAACGCCGGGTCGGCGGCGCTGCAGGGTACTGACCGGGCGGAGCGGGTGCCGGTTGCGCGGGTGACCTCCGGCTTCTTCAGCGCGCTCGGCGTGCGTCCGCAGCTCGGTCGTGCGTTCGGCCCCGACGAAGATCTCCAGGGCAACGACGCGGTGGCGCTGCTGAGCGCCACTGCGTTTCGCCGGCGATTCGGCGGCGATCCCGGAACGGTCGGACGATCGGTGACGCTCGACGGCCGGAGCCGCCGGATCATCGGCATCTTGCCGGACGGCTTCGCCTTCAACGGCGCGCATGAGTTCTTCATCCCGTACGGCTTTACCCAGAACGACCGGCTCGTCGACCGCGGGGCGCATTACCTCCTCACCGTCGCGAAGCTGCGCGCCGGCGTGCGGCGGGATGCCGCCAACAAGGAGATCGAGCAGCTTTCGATCCGCATCGCGAAGGAACACCCGAACAACTACCCGCCCGAATTCCAGTCCATGCTCCATGTGGAGCCTCTGCGCGATCGCTTCGTGGCTTCTTCCCGCGAGCCCATCCTGGTGTTGTTCGGAGCCGTGCTCCTGGTGCTCTTGATCGCCTGCGGAAACGTCGCGAACCTCCTGCTCGCACGATCCGCGGGGCGCGAGCGGGAGTTCGCGCTGCGGGCGGCGCTCGGGGCGGAGCGGTCGCGCATCGTCCGCCAGCTCCTCACCGAGGGCCTGCTGCTCGCGGCGGCAGGCGCCGTGCTCGGGGTCCTGCTCGCGGCCTGGGGACTCGACGTGCTCCTCGCCGTGGCTCCCCGTCAGATCCGCCAGCTCGGAGACGTCCGCGTCGACGGATCCGTGCTCGCTTTCTCGGCAGGGCTGACGGTCGCGACCACGCTCGTGTTCGCGCTGGTGCCGGCGCTGCGGGCCAGCCGCGTCGACCTCGCGGCGTCGCTGAAGGAAGGTGGCCGCGGCACCGGCGGCGTGCCGGCGGCGCGCCTGCGCACGGCGCTCGTGATCGCGCAGGTGGCGATCTGCCTGTTCCTCCTGGTGGGGGCAGGGCTGCTGCTGCGCAGCTTCGCGCGCATCCTGCACGTCTCACCCGGGTTCGACGTGGAAGGCGCCATCGCCGCGGACCTTGCGCCCGCCGGACCCGCGTACGCAGACGCCGACGTGCGCGAACGTTATTTCGAGCAAGGCTTGCGCGCTGCCGCGGCGCTTCCGGGCGTGACCGCGGTGGGAGCAAACCTCATCCTTCCCACCCGCGGTAGGTTCGGGCAGACCATCGAAATCGAGGGATACGAGCGGGCCAGCGGGGAGCCGTGGCCGACCGACGAATTCCGCGCGGTACTGCCAGGATACTTCGTTGCGATGCGGCAGCGCATCCTGGCGGGCCGGGACTTCTCCGCCGCGGACGACGCGAAGGCGCCGCTGGTGGTCCTCGTGAATGATGCGTGGGCGCGCCGCTATTTTCCGGGCAAAGAGGTCGTCGGGCGGCGCATCAAGATCGACACCGAGCGGCATCGCGACGCTTGGTGGACCATCGTCGGCGTGGTGAGCGATGCCCGGGAGTACGGGCTCGACGAGGCGGTGCCGCCGGTCTTCTATTACTCCGCTCCGCAGGAACCGCCCGATCAGATGACGCTGGTGGTGCGCGGCCGGATCACCCCGGCGGCGGTCCGGCAGGCGCTGTCGCGCGTCGACCCGGCACAACCCGTCGATCGCGTGCTGCCGCTCGAGGACGTGCTCGCGAGCTCGCTCGCGGTCAGGAGATTTCCTCTGCAATTGCTCGCCGCGTTCGCCGCGCTTGCGCTGCTCCTCTCCGCGGTCGGGATCTACGGCGTCACCTCGTACGCTGTCGCCCAGCGGACCCGGGAGATCGGCGTGCGGATGGCGGTGGGCGCTTCCGCTGCGAGCGTGATGCGGATGGTGCTGAGCGGTGCGCTGCGCACGGTGGTCGCGGGCATCTGCGTCGGGGCCGTCGCTGCGCTCGCCGGATCGAAGCTGATCGCTTCCCAGCTCTACGGAATCAGCGCCCGGGATCCGCTCACGTACGCGGTGATCGCCGCGCTTCTCGGGCTCGTTGCCGTCGCCGCCAGCGGTGTCCCGGCGCTGCGGGCGACGCGGATCGATCCGATGGCTGCCCTCCGGGCGGAGTGA
- a CDS encoding ABC transporter ATP-binding protein, whose protein sequence is MIRLRNIEKAIKQGAGQIFLLRRIDLEIAAGEFVTVMGPSGAGKSTLLAIVGLLDHAWTGEYELFGEQVHKLNARQRAELAKRTIGFVFQQYHLLDSLTVAENLEVPLSYRDMKSSERQALVADTLDRFAIVAKKDLYPTQLSGGQQQLVGVARAVIAKPKLLLADEPTGNLHSEQGEEIMRLFRELNRQGTTIVQVTHSEVNAGYGNRVVRLRDGWIAA, encoded by the coding sequence ATGATCCGACTGCGCAACATCGAGAAAGCGATCAAGCAGGGCGCCGGGCAGATCTTCCTGCTCCGGCGCATCGACCTGGAGATCGCCGCCGGGGAGTTCGTGACGGTGATGGGTCCGTCGGGAGCCGGGAAGAGCACCTTGCTCGCCATCGTCGGGCTCCTCGATCACGCCTGGACCGGCGAATACGAGCTGTTCGGCGAGCAGGTGCACAAGCTGAACGCCAGGCAACGCGCGGAGCTGGCGAAACGCACCATCGGCTTCGTCTTCCAGCAGTACCACCTGCTCGACTCGCTCACGGTGGCAGAAAACCTGGAGGTGCCGCTCAGCTACCGCGACATGAAGTCGTCGGAGCGGCAGGCGCTGGTCGCGGATACGCTCGATCGCTTCGCGATCGTGGCGAAGAAGGACCTCTATCCAACCCAGCTCTCGGGTGGACAGCAGCAGCTCGTGGGCGTGGCGCGCGCGGTGATCGCCAAACCGAAGCTCTTGCTCGCGGACGAGCCCACGGGCAACCTGCACTCCGAGCAGGGCGAGGAGATCATGCGGCTGTTCCGCGAGCTCAACCGGCAGGGAACGACGATCGTGCAGGTGACGCATTCGGAAGTGAACGCCGGATACGGCAACCGTGTGGTGCGGTTGCGGGACGGTTGGATCGCGGCGTGA
- a CDS encoding sigma-54-dependent Fis family transcriptional regulator, protein MIAADDQPDVLEALRLLLKRESMAMVPATSPAGVLSALEHEDFDAALIDLNYARDTTSGGEGLDLLSRLRTLDPTLPIVVMTAWGSVEGAVEAMRRGARDYVQKPWDNARLLATLRTQVELGRALRRSRRLEEENSRLRGNVPQMIARSPAMQSVLRVLEKIAPSEANVLITGEHGTGKEVVARYIHSASKRAGRPLVTVNAGGVAEGVFESELFGHLRGAFTDAKTDRAGAFEVADGGTLFLDEVGNMPMQQQAKLLRVLQTGEFTPVGSSKVKRADVRVLTATNARLHDEVGQGRFREDLLYRLNTVEVQLPPLRDRLDDIPQLAQFFLKRIVERGATPARRFSADALHALVRHPWRGNVRELEHAVERAVLLASGEEIGPQDLFLGATPHGAALIERMTLDDAERHLIQRALARCGGNVSDAARELGLSRSALYRRLQHHGLKAS, encoded by the coding sequence ATCATCGCCGCCGACGATCAGCCCGACGTGCTCGAAGCGCTCCGGCTGCTGCTCAAGCGCGAGAGCATGGCCATGGTGCCGGCGACGTCTCCCGCGGGGGTGCTCTCGGCGCTCGAGCACGAGGACTTCGACGCGGCGCTCATCGACCTGAACTACGCCCGCGACACCACCAGCGGTGGCGAGGGGCTCGATCTGCTTTCGCGGCTTCGCACGCTCGATCCGACGCTGCCCATCGTGGTGATGACGGCCTGGGGCAGCGTGGAAGGGGCCGTGGAAGCGATGCGCCGCGGCGCCCGCGACTACGTGCAGAAACCGTGGGACAACGCCCGTCTGCTCGCCACGCTGCGGACGCAGGTCGAGTTGGGACGCGCCTTGCGCCGGAGCCGGCGCCTCGAGGAGGAAAACTCGCGGCTTCGCGGCAACGTGCCGCAGATGATCGCCCGGTCGCCGGCGATGCAGTCGGTGCTGCGCGTCCTCGAGAAGATCGCGCCCAGCGAAGCGAACGTGCTGATCACCGGCGAGCACGGGACCGGAAAGGAAGTAGTCGCCCGATACATCCACTCCGCGTCGAAGCGTGCCGGCCGGCCGCTGGTCACGGTCAACGCGGGCGGCGTCGCCGAAGGTGTCTTCGAGAGCGAGCTGTTCGGCCACCTCCGGGGCGCGTTCACCGATGCGAAGACCGACCGCGCCGGCGCCTTCGAGGTGGCCGACGGCGGCACGCTGTTCCTCGACGAGGTCGGCAACATGCCCATGCAGCAGCAGGCGAAGCTGCTGCGGGTCCTGCAGACGGGAGAGTTCACGCCGGTGGGGTCGAGCAAGGTGAAGCGCGCCGACGTGCGCGTCCTCACCGCCACCAATGCCCGCCTCCACGACGAGGTCGGGCAGGGCCGGTTCCGCGAGGATCTGCTCTACCGGCTCAACACCGTGGAGGTGCAGCTTCCGCCGCTGCGCGACCGCCTCGACGACATTCCCCAGCTGGCGCAGTTCTTCCTCAAGCGCATCGTCGAGCGCGGCGCGACGCCTGCTCGCCGGTTCTCCGCGGATGCGCTGCACGCGCTCGTCCGACATCCCTGGCGCGGCAACGTCCGCGAGTTGGAGCACGCCGTGGAGCGCGCGGTGCTGCTCGCGTCCGGCGAGGAGATCGGTCCGCAGGACCTGTTCCTCGGCGCAACTCCCCACGGGGCCGCCCTGATCGAGCGGATGACGCTCGACGATGCGGAGCGGCACCTGATCCAGCGCGCGCTGGCCCGCTGCGGCGGCAACGTCAGCGACGCGGCGAGAGAGCTCGGCCTGTCGCGCAGCGCCCTCTATCGCCGGCTGCAGCACCATGGTTTGAAAGCTTCGTGA
- a CDS encoding PAS domain-containing sensor histidine kinase: protein MLSLAAGAPAVLACVLLLHLYVDDGKVRWTVGAVAVLVWLFTSLALRERVLRPLQTAANLLAALREEDFSVRGRGARAGDPLGELLLEINHLADTLHAQRVGSLEAGALLRRVMDEIEVAVLAFDGRGRAVLANRAAGKLLGIPLSLLLESGGLDAGRLRLEEALAGESPRVMELNLPGASGRFEMRRSTFRMGGLPHQLLVLADLRRALREEERLAWQRLVRVLGHEINNSLAPIHSISSGLKGAAPEDVEAGLAVIERRAESLMRFMSAYTRLARLPPPQLAPVDVEEWIKRVAALEKRIPVSVRGGPPASVQADADQLEQLLINLIRNAADAALETGGAVEVSWSVGQRQLEISVVDEGPGLVSTANLFVPFFTTKANGSGIGLALSRQIAEAHQGSLALENRRDRRGARARLRLPL from the coding sequence CTGCTCTCGCTTGCTGCGGGCGCGCCGGCGGTGCTTGCCTGCGTGCTGCTCCTCCACCTCTACGTCGACGACGGCAAGGTCCGCTGGACCGTGGGCGCCGTCGCGGTCCTGGTCTGGCTCTTCACGTCGCTGGCTCTCCGCGAGCGCGTCTTGCGCCCGTTGCAGACCGCGGCGAACCTGCTCGCGGCGCTCCGCGAGGAGGATTTCTCCGTCCGCGGGCGCGGCGCCCGGGCTGGCGATCCCTTGGGCGAGCTGCTCCTCGAGATCAACCACCTCGCGGACACCTTGCACGCCCAGCGCGTGGGGTCGCTGGAAGCGGGCGCGCTCCTGCGGCGCGTGATGGACGAGATCGAGGTGGCGGTGCTCGCCTTCGACGGCCGCGGCCGGGCGGTGCTGGCGAATCGCGCCGCCGGGAAGCTCCTCGGGATCCCTCTTTCCCTGCTCCTCGAGTCGGGTGGACTGGACGCGGGGCGGCTGCGACTGGAGGAAGCGCTCGCAGGGGAGTCGCCGCGAGTGATGGAGCTGAACCTTCCGGGCGCCAGCGGCCGCTTCGAAATGCGGCGCAGCACCTTCCGGATGGGAGGGTTGCCGCACCAGCTCCTCGTGCTCGCCGACCTGCGGCGCGCGCTGCGCGAGGAGGAGCGCCTCGCCTGGCAGCGTCTGGTCCGGGTGCTCGGCCACGAGATCAACAACTCGCTTGCACCGATCCACAGCATCTCCAGCGGCCTGAAGGGTGCGGCACCCGAGGACGTGGAGGCGGGTCTGGCCGTGATCGAACGGCGCGCGGAAAGCCTGATGCGGTTCATGAGCGCGTACACCAGGCTGGCGCGCCTGCCTCCGCCGCAGCTCGCTCCGGTCGACGTCGAGGAGTGGATCAAGCGGGTGGCGGCCCTGGAGAAGCGGATCCCGGTGAGCGTTCGCGGTGGTCCACCGGCCTCGGTCCAGGCCGACGCCGATCAGCTCGAGCAGCTCCTGATCAATCTCATCCGCAATGCCGCCGACGCGGCGCTGGAGACCGGGGGAGCCGTGGAGGTGAGCTGGAGCGTCGGCCAGCGACAGCTCGAGATCTCCGTGGTCGACGAAGGTCCCGGCCTCGTGAGCACCGCCAATCTCTTCGTCCCCTTCTTCACCACCAAGGCGAACGGGTCCGGCATCGGCCTCGCTCTCTCGCGGCAGATCGCGGAAGCGCACCAGGGATCGCTCGCGCTCGAGAACCGCCGCGACCGCCGCGGTGCGCGCGCTCGCTTGCGCCTTCCGCTCTGA